One genomic window of Methanosarcina acetivorans C2A includes the following:
- a CDS encoding PKD domain-containing protein, producing MKKIHYVCMVALLSTMMLAVAPASATTWNVSTVSELQNAAANAGEGDTIFVHNGNYTLTSTLYLYKSNITFTGESKEGVVLLRDNDFITIGSNGGPAPGCIVENMTLLGDITSTSGVFGISVRSPDCTLRNLILRDIRDCAVISSNSEDCSGLIISNCTFDNSGTENFAISILATNSIIENNVIKNNQYAYGPLCVQAQNVTVSNNLFMNNPYAFYLVYADNSLVSGNDMVSTGNILIYDPGEAIVWQLNNFSESIVSNEWAGPLPSVSYWNSTEPIEYTYNGATYTGYPGNYWGAAYTGTDADGNGIGDTPYEVPGGLGTDYSPLISPKENYEILETPVANFNAAPLSGNVPLEVRFTDQSTGSGISSWAWDFDGDGNVDSTEQNPSHTYNSTGAYTVSLSVTGQLGSDSKTKADYITVREPAEPPIADFSAEPLSGPVPLEVRFTDLSTGEGIDSWSWDFDSDGTVDSTEQNPTFTYSEIGNYTVTLTVTGTGGSDSKVKTDYIVSEEAEPAFPTAGFSASSRDGAVPFTVKFTDSSENTIDWAWDFDNDGNVDSTEQNPLYTYYTEGNYTVKLTASNGNGSDVLEIPDMITVAPERPASPEDSWYQFHGKVGHLGYSENGPKANRTEWISEDVTDAIGSSSPVVAEGKVFVICGGAGMEEETTGIVQLVALNESTGDITWNASIPETVYGSWASPAYDDGMVFTATGPELGCYNAETGEKIWCFNDTVGTLGAVNGGPAIADGMVIFSDWDGHHYYCLDEDTGYLLWSFVVVGDAQSVPAYADGKFYLTGWTYTQGYAYCVDATTGEQLWNINVERSFCGSPAYKDGVLYLTTYNFSGDGDLFALNATDGSIIWQQTVQRTDSTPALAYGNVYVSGGCSGFSDKETYCFNATTGEPVWSIPSIGDWTWSVAVADGLAYVGGYALDAFTGDVVWNSPYGGGTPALSDGMLFSIGSNKKVYAFKDSLSSPVANFSADITSGNAPLTVNFTDQSAGSPTSWLWDLGDGENSTEQNPSHTYTSAGNYTVNLTVENSAGTDFELKTDYIEVSEDSVATITLYFDPESSSVSENESTEVNIVASNFPAGFSGYNLTVALDDPAVAEIVDIEYPSWALITQNSSLPGTSIYLKTVDLEDSIKEGAADVVLATLTVSGKESGSANLSIGVERLEDDSGDSIEPEFLTGKIEVALLSLLPDQEYAPKDLDGDGLYEDLTGNGEFSFVDIVAYFHNMDWIEENMPVEYFDFNGNERIDFDDVVRMFAMI from the coding sequence ATGAAAAAAATACATTATGTTTGTATGGTTGCACTGTTGAGCACAATGATGCTGGCGGTTGCACCGGCATCGGCGACGACCTGGAATGTAAGCACGGTTTCTGAATTGCAGAATGCAGCGGCAAATGCGGGTGAAGGTGACACAATTTTTGTGCATAATGGAAACTATACGCTTACAAGCACCCTTTATCTTTACAAGTCAAATATCACATTCACAGGAGAGAGCAAAGAAGGAGTAGTCCTCCTTAGAGACAATGATTTCATTACTATAGGTAGCAATGGTGGACCAGCACCCGGATGCATAGTTGAGAATATGACCTTACTAGGCGATATAACATCTACTAGTGGTGTGTTTGGTATCAGTGTGCGTTCTCCTGACTGTACATTAAGAAACTTAATTTTACGCGATATTCGCGATTGTGCAGTTATATCCTCTAACTCCGAAGATTGTAGTGGCCTTATTATAAGCAACTGCACATTTGACAACTCCGGGACCGAAAATTTTGCGATCAGTATTCTAGCCACCAATTCGATCATCGAGAATAATGTTATAAAAAATAATCAGTATGCTTATGGCCCCCTTTGTGTTCAAGCTCAAAACGTAACGGTTTCAAACAACCTTTTCATGAATAATCCATATGCCTTTTATCTGGTTTACGCAGATAACTCATTAGTCTCTGGAAATGACATGGTGTCAACTGGAAATATTCTCATATATGACCCCGGGGAAGCTATAGTATGGCAGCTCAATAATTTCAGTGAAAGTATTGTGTCAAACGAATGGGCCGGGCCATTACCATCCGTAAGCTACTGGAACTCCACCGAGCCAATAGAGTACACCTACAACGGTGCGACCTACACCGGTTACCCAGGCAACTACTGGGGTGCTGCTTACACAGGCACCGACGCTGACGGCAACGGGATAGGGGATACGCCTTACGAAGTACCCGGCGGTTTAGGCACTGACTATTCCCCACTAATATCTCCAAAAGAGAACTACGAGATCCTGGAAACCCCTGTCGCCAACTTCAATGCAGCCCCACTTTCCGGAAATGTACCCCTGGAAGTCCGGTTCACGGACCAGTCCACAGGCAGTGGGATTTCAAGCTGGGCCTGGGACTTTGACGGGGACGGAAACGTGGACTCAACCGAGCAGAACCCGAGCCACACTTACAACAGCACAGGGGCTTACACCGTCAGCCTGTCGGTCACTGGCCAACTGGGTTCGGACAGCAAAACAAAGGCTGACTATATCACCGTAAGAGAACCGGCAGAGCCTCCCATCGCTGACTTCAGCGCAGAACCCCTTTCCGGACCTGTACCCCTGGAAGTCCGGTTCACTGACCTTTCCACAGGCGAAGGGATAGACAGCTGGAGCTGGGACTTTGATTCCGACGGGACTGTGGATTCCACAGAGCAGAACCCCACCTTTACTTACAGTGAAATCGGCAACTACACCGTAACCCTGACCGTTACCGGAACAGGCGGAAGCGACAGCAAAGTAAAGACGGATTACATCGTAAGCGAAGAAGCCGAACCCGCGTTCCCGACCGCAGGCTTTTCGGCCAGCTCCAGAGACGGAGCAGTACCTTTCACGGTCAAATTCACTGACAGTTCAGAAAACACCATTGACTGGGCCTGGGACTTTGACAACGACGGAAACGTGGACTCAACCGAGCAGAACCCGCTTTATACCTACTACACGGAAGGAAACTACACCGTCAAATTGACCGCAAGCAATGGAAACGGCAGTGATGTCCTGGAAATTCCGGACATGATCACGGTTGCTCCGGAAAGACCCGCCTCTCCTGAGGACTCCTGGTACCAGTTCCACGGAAAGGTTGGCCATCTCGGTTACTCCGAAAACGGGCCCAAGGCCAACCGTACAGAGTGGATAAGTGAGGATGTTACTGATGCTATCGGCAGTTCCTCGCCTGTAGTTGCCGAAGGGAAGGTCTTTGTGATCTGCGGCGGAGCAGGAATGGAAGAAGAAACGACAGGCATCGTTCAGTTAGTAGCCCTGAACGAGTCTACCGGAGACATAACCTGGAATGCCAGTATCCCGGAAACCGTATACGGTTCATGGGCTTCCCCTGCTTATGATGACGGCATGGTCTTTACAGCAACCGGCCCTGAACTTGGCTGTTACAACGCCGAAACAGGAGAAAAAATCTGGTGCTTCAATGATACTGTGGGAACACTGGGTGCGGTTAATGGCGGGCCTGCTATCGCGGACGGGATGGTTATCTTCAGTGACTGGGACGGGCACCATTATTACTGCCTTGACGAGGACACCGGATACCTGCTCTGGAGTTTTGTAGTGGTAGGAGACGCTCAGTCCGTACCTGCCTATGCAGACGGGAAGTTCTACCTGACAGGCTGGACTTACACGCAGGGGTATGCTTACTGCGTGGACGCGACAACCGGGGAACAGCTCTGGAACATTAATGTCGAACGCAGCTTCTGCGGGTCCCCTGCCTATAAAGACGGAGTCCTCTACCTGACAACCTACAACTTCTCTGGAGACGGTGACCTCTTTGCCCTGAACGCTACGGACGGGAGCATAATCTGGCAGCAGACCGTCCAGAGGACGGACTCGACCCCGGCTCTTGCATATGGAAATGTTTATGTTAGCGGAGGATGCAGTGGCTTTAGTGACAAGGAAACCTACTGTTTTAATGCGACTACAGGCGAACCTGTCTGGTCAATCCCCTCAATCGGAGACTGGACCTGGTCGGTAGCTGTCGCCGATGGGCTCGCTTATGTGGGAGGTTATGCTCTGGACGCCTTTACGGGGGATGTCGTCTGGAATTCTCCTTATGGCGGCGGTACTCCCGCACTTTCGGACGGTATGCTTTTCAGTATAGGGAGCAATAAGAAAGTCTATGCCTTCAAGGACTCACTCTCTTCACCTGTTGCCAACTTCTCTGCAGACATAACATCAGGCAATGCACCATTGACAGTCAACTTCACCGATCAGTCCGCAGGTTCCCCTACTTCGTGGCTCTGGGACTTAGGAGATGGAGAAAACTCAACTGAGCAGAACCCTTCACATACGTACACATCAGCCGGAAATTACACCGTAAATCTGACTGTGGAAAATTCCGCTGGCACGGACTTCGAGTTAAAAACGGATTACATAGAAGTTTCCGAGGATTCCGTGGCAACCATTACTCTCTATTTCGATCCGGAAAGTTCCTCAGTTTCAGAAAACGAATCTACTGAAGTAAATATCGTTGCCAGTAATTTCCCTGCAGGGTTCTCAGGCTATAACCTGACCGTTGCTCTCGACGATCCGGCTGTTGCCGAGATAGTCGACATAGAGTACCCTTCCTGGGCTCTGATTACTCAGAACTCTTCCTTGCCCGGGACTTCTATCTACCTGAAGACTGTTGACCTGGAAGATTCCATTAAGGAAGGGGCAGCAGATGTTGTGCTTGCCACTCTCACTGTTTCTGGAAAGGAATCTGGTTCAGCGAATCTTTCTATAGGGGTTGAACGTCTGGAGGACGATTCCGGAGACTCTATAGAGCCAGAGTTTTTAACCGGAAAAATTGAAGTGGCCCTTCTGTCTCTCCTGCCTGATCAGGAATATGCTCCTAAGGACCTTGACGGAGACGGGCTCTATGAAGACCTCACCGGAAACGGGGAGTTCAGTTTTGTGGATATAGTGGCTTACTTCCACAACATGGACTGGATAGAGGAAAACATGCCGGTGGAGTACTTCGACTTCAACGGGAATGAAAGGATAGACTTTGATGATGTAGTGCGGATGTTTGCAATGATATAA
- a CDS encoding PQQ-binding-like beta-propeller repeat protein encodes MLLVAAAQPALGSDWAQFQKDKVNSGITGDSAPIATPNSTMSWQHDICSGWVGIDASPIVYGDYVYAVASDGNLAKYYKDGTSVGGWSVDIGNPGFQNAAPAAGNGHIFVVNTGYGSDPDPDLIAVDASTGSISDSGSVIASTSIQFSTPITYAEDSNGNKHILFGSVNMSSVDPVNLSDGGKYYCYNVTDPTNMVKEWERDCSSAKGYYWAGAAIIGDYAVYGDDAGHLVSVNYTNFTNYEVETVQEIDASTVFGFNVNEIRSSICYSEETGRIYFTSLAGYCYSLGFNANTGQFDTANKWSESIGYSTSTPAYYNGRVYVGHNNGFSTGKLWCLNASDGTEIWNNSVGPVQSSPAISTFYGPGNEYIYVTTNSGSGGIYCVNSSGVTVWSETSPGTNCYCLAGAIISGGWVFYGNDGGYLCGCANYTRYDFNGSADMWAYKYQVDDKPPSTATDPAIEFSNTDYTAIKTDDDTNYAEYYADDGEYAAQRFVFKIDDNEKPWITSINVTWNGIAQGDNNGAHLYIWNNTASEYEQLADNDVGSDAFLTGEVTENIDNYIDNSNNVTLLVVQKSSTDIDSSVIKTDYVKLVATP; translated from the coding sequence TTGCTCCTGGTAGCGGCCGCTCAGCCGGCACTGGGTTCCGACTGGGCACAGTTCCAGAAAGACAAAGTAAATAGTGGAATTACAGGAGACAGTGCTCCAATAGCCACCCCGAACTCGACTATGTCCTGGCAACATGATATCTGCAGCGGATGGGTAGGAATTGATGCGAGTCCAATTGTGTACGGAGACTATGTATATGCGGTTGCGTCAGACGGTAATCTTGCCAAATACTATAAAGACGGGACTTCGGTCGGAGGCTGGTCGGTTGACATCGGAAATCCAGGTTTTCAGAATGCTGCACCGGCTGCAGGTAATGGGCATATCTTTGTGGTGAATACCGGATATGGTAGTGATCCTGACCCTGACCTTATTGCTGTCGATGCATCTACTGGATCTATTTCTGATAGCGGGTCTGTAATTGCCTCAACCTCCATCCAGTTTTCTACGCCGATTACCTATGCAGAAGATAGTAACGGAAACAAGCACATTCTCTTCGGTTCGGTAAACATGAGTTCTGTGGATCCTGTGAACCTGAGCGACGGAGGAAAGTACTACTGTTACAACGTAACTGACCCCACCAACATGGTAAAGGAATGGGAAAGGGACTGTTCATCCGCAAAAGGATACTACTGGGCAGGTGCGGCAATCATCGGGGACTATGCAGTCTATGGTGACGATGCCGGCCACCTTGTTTCGGTAAACTATACGAACTTCACAAACTACGAAGTAGAGACTGTTCAGGAAATCGACGCCTCAACGGTCTTTGGCTTTAACGTAAACGAGATCCGCTCCTCAATCTGTTACAGTGAAGAGACCGGCAGGATCTATTTCACCTCCCTGGCAGGATACTGCTATTCACTGGGCTTTAATGCAAACACGGGCCAGTTCGATACGGCTAACAAATGGAGCGAATCCATCGGATACAGTACCTCCACTCCTGCATACTACAACGGCAGGGTTTACGTGGGTCACAACAACGGCTTCTCTACGGGTAAACTCTGGTGCCTGAACGCATCCGATGGAACTGAAATCTGGAACAATTCCGTAGGTCCGGTACAGAGCTCTCCCGCAATATCGACCTTCTATGGCCCTGGCAATGAGTACATCTACGTCACCACGAACTCCGGGAGCGGCGGTATCTACTGCGTGAACAGCAGTGGGGTTACAGTCTGGAGTGAAACTTCCCCGGGCACTAATTGCTACTGTCTGGCCGGAGCCATAATTTCAGGCGGCTGGGTCTTCTACGGTAACGACGGTGGATACCTCTGCGGCTGTGCCAACTATACTCGCTACGACTTTAACGGAAGTGCGGATATGTGGGCTTACAAGTACCAAGTAGATGACAAACCTCCCAGCACTGCTACGGATCCGGCGATAGAATTTAGTAATACTGATTATACAGCCATCAAGACCGATGATGACACAAACTACGCAGAATATTATGCTGATGATGGAGAATATGCTGCACAGAGGTTTGTGTTCAAAATTGATGACAATGAGAAGCCATGGATTACTTCAATCAATGTAACATGGAATGGTATTGCCCAGGGAGACAATAACGGTGCCCATTTGTATATCTGGAACAATACAGCTTCGGAATATGAACAATTGGCTGATAATGATGTTGGCAGCGATGCTTTTTTGACTGGGGAAGTAACAGAAAACATTGATAATTACATTGATAATTCGAACAATGTAACTTTGCTGGTTGTCCAGAAGAGTTCAACGGATATAGACAGTTCAGTTATTAAAACGGATTATGTTAAACTGGTGGCAACACCATAA